The DNA window ACCCTTAAGGGGGCTGGGGACGCGGCCGTTGCTCATCCAGTCCCGCATCTTCTCCGGCCCGAATCGCCGATTGACCAATGCGATGGTGGTGGACACGACGAGGAACAGCGCCAGCAGTTCGCCCAGGATGAGGGCGAAGGTTCCGAGCGTGTCAGTCAGCATCGATCGTCGCCGTACCCGCCGGGATCGCAGCTTCGGTGCAGCAGGCCTGCTGTCCTGCCGGAGTCAGGGTGGCCAGGTGGGCCAGCCACTGGACCGGGGTAGCCAGTTGCTCGCAGCAGATCGAGATCAGGTTCGAGCGACCCTGCGCAGTGGAGGTGACCAGACCGGCCTTGCGCAGAACGGCAACGTGGTGACTGACCAGCGCCTGGCTCAGCCCAGTGGCCTCTTGCAGTTGCACGTTCGTCTTCTCCCCATCGGTCAGGGACAAAACGATCGTCAAGCGGTTCTCATCGGCCAGCGCCGCCAGGGTCGGCACCAGATAGGCGGCTTGCTCTCTGGCCGTGAGGTCCGAAGCCACGGCGAGGAGTTGGATCGTTGAGGTCATGCCTACACACTAACAAGTCATCGCTTGTGTCACAAATGGTCGTCATTGTGTCGCCACTACTGCTCCGCGGCGCTGGAGACCCGGAGGTGTTCGGGAGCGTACGGTCGCCATCGCGGTGTGGTCGACTTCGCACAAGGCGGCCGGAATGAACACGGTCCAGTCCCCTGGCTCTGCGGAGAAAAACGGCTCATCGCAGATGAGGGTGTAGCAGGGGCCTGAATCCTCCAGTGTCCAGCAGCGCTCGGGTGATGTAGTTGCCCAAGTTCCGGAACCCCAGCGCGGTCCCACGCAGGTGTTCGAGCCGGCCGTTGATCGCCTCAGTGGGTCCGTTCGAGGTGCCGGGCCGGTCGAAGTAGGCCAGGATGTCCACTGCTCGGTGCTTCAGGGTCCGGCCCAGGCTGATCAGCTCCGGCAACCGCTTGGGCACCCCGCGGCGCAGGGCATCGATGACTTCGATGAGTAACTGCTTGCCGGTGCTCGTCTTCGGGTGCCGGTAGACGGCGACGATCTTCTGGTAGATCGCCCAGGTCGCTTCGACCTCGACATGCTCATCAGAGGGGAACACGCGGGTGAGCTTCCTATCCTGGGATTCGCTGAACAGATCAGCTCCTGTGCGCAGCGTCCTGCGGGCACCATAGAGCGGATCCCCAGAACGACCCCGGTGCCCAGTGGTCTGACGTTGAACCCGCTGCCTGGTCCTCTCCAACGCATCCCCGGGACAGTTCACACCGCCACGCCGTCGTTCTTCGCCCCGGCCGCTACACCCTCAAACGCGAAGAGCCCAATAAGCTGCCCCACCCCGTCTCGCTCTTCGCTCTGCTGGCCCTGGCGGTCGTCGTGCTCTCCTGGGCGTTCTCCCAGGCCGGTCTGACCGTACAGGACCCGCTCGAAGGGGAAGAGGTCGAGGTCTTCAACCTCCTCTCCTCCGGCGGCATCGAATGGATGTTCACCTCCGCGGTGGACAACTTCATCAACTTCGCGCCGCTGGGCGTGGTCCTGGCGACCATGATCGGCATCGGCATGGCCGAGCAGACCGGTCTGATCGGAACGCTGCTGCGCAGCTTCATCCTGTCGATCCCCAAGTTCCTGGTGACCTTCGGCATCGTCTTCGCCGGCATCATGTCCTCGGTGGCCTCCGACGCCGGCTACGTGGTGCTGCCGCCGCTGGCCGCGATCCTCTTCATGGCGCTCGGACGTCACCCGCTGGCCGGCATCGCCGCGGCCTTCGCCGGCGTCTCGGCGGGCTTCAGCGCGAACCTGCTGCTCTCCGGCACTGACGTCATGCTCGGTGAGCTGACCATCGAGGCCGCCAGCACCATCGATCCCGCCTACGCGGATCAGATGAACCTGGCCATGAACTACTGGTTCATCATCGTCTCCACCGCCGTGCTGGTCATCACCGGCACCCTGGTCAGCCAGTTCCTCGTGGAGCCTCGCCTGGGCACCTGGAAGGGCGAAGGCGTCCTGAAGGGCCAGAACTCCGAGGACCTGACCATCACCTCGGTGGAGAAGCGCGGTCTGATCTGGGCAGGCGTCTCCCTGCTGGTCACTCTGGGCCTGATGATGCTGCTGATCGTTCCGGAGAACGCCCCG is part of the Nesterenkonia lacusekhoensis genome and encodes:
- a CDS encoding ArsR/SmtB family transcription factor is translated as MTSTIQLLAVASDLTAREQAAYLVPTLAALADENRLTIVLSLTDGEKTNVQLQEATGLSQALVSHHVAVLRKAGLVTSTAQGRSNLISICCEQLATPVQWLAHLATLTPAGQQACCTEAAIPAGTATIDAD
- a CDS encoding AbgT family transporter, encoding MPHPVSLFALLALAVVVLSWAFSQAGLTVQDPLEGEEVEVFNLLSSGGIEWMFTSAVDNFINFAPLGVVLATMIGIGMAEQTGLIGTLLRSFILSIPKFLVTFGIVFAGIMSSVASDAGYVVLPPLAAILFMALGRHPLAGIAAAFAGVSAGFSANLLLSGTDVMLGELTIEAASTIDPAYADQMNLAMNYWFIIVSTAVLVITGTLVSQFLVEPRLGTWKGEGVLKGQNSEDLTITSVEKRGLIWAGVSLLVTLGLMMLLIVPENAPLRGEDGAVVQSPFMSSLVVVIIVAFFVPGLVYGIVTKVVRNDTDVVDHLSRTLAGMAMFLVLAFTAGQFIAFFDQSNLGLILSVIGADWLESINMTGVPLVLLFIVFVGVVNLFVGSASAKWAMLAPIMVPIMMQLGISPEFTQAAYRVADSSTNILSPLMTYFALIIAVAQKYDKRIGIGSLISVMLPYSLAFMAVWTLMTMGWMGLDLPLGPNAPVFYD